One Gossypium hirsutum isolate 1008001.06 chromosome A11, Gossypium_hirsutum_v2.1, whole genome shotgun sequence genomic window carries:
- the LOC107922996 gene encoding aquaporin NIP2-1 isoform X1, whose translation MATTDVSPMDQNPTPPKQPSFQQHCPPDFPRKVFAETIATYLLVFVTCGSAAISSVDEHKISRLGASVAGGLIVTVMIYAVGHVSGAHMNPAVTLAFAAVRHFPWKQVPFYGAAQLTGAISASFTLRVLLHPIKHVGTTSPSGSDLQALIMEIVVTFSMMFITSAVATDTKAIGELAGIAVGSAVCITSILAGPISGGSMNPARSIGPAIASGEYKGIWVYVVGPVTGTLMGAWSYNLIRMRDKPHHAISPHSSSFKLRRMNNQDGEV comes from the exons ATGGCTACAACTGACGTTTCCCCAATGGATCAAAATCCCACACCTCCTAAACAGCCATCATTTCAACAACACTGCCCTCCTGATTTTCCAAGAAAG GTGTTTGCAGAGACGATAGCAACCTACTTGCTGGTTTTTGTGACATGTGGATCAGCTGCCATTAGTTCGGTTGATGAACATAAAATCTCAAGGTTAGGAGCTTCAGTTGCAGGTGGACTTATTGTGACTGTAATGATCTATGCAGTTGGTCATGTTTCTGGTGCACATATGAACCCTGCTGTTACCCTCGCTTTTGCAGCTGTCAGACATTTTCCATGGAAACag GTCCCATTTTATGGTGCAGCTCAACTAACAGGGGCAATCTCTGCATCATTCACACTCCGTGTATTATTGCATCCAATAAAACATGTTGGCACCACATCACCATCAGGCTCAGATTTGCAAGCTCTAATCATGGAAATAGTTGTTACCTTTTCAATGATGTTTATCACCTCAGCTGTGGCCACTGATACTAAAGCT ATAGGAGAGCTAGCAGGCATAGCTGTTGGGTCTGCTGTTTGCATAACTTCAATCTTGGCTGg ACCAATATCAGGTGGATCAATGAACCCAGCAAGGAGCATAGGGCCAGCAATAGCTAGTGGTGAGTACAAGGGAATATGGGTGTACGTGGTAGGACCAGTAACGGGGACATTGATGGGGGCGTGGTCTTACAATCTCATCCGGATGAGAGACAAGCCTCACCATGCAATCTCTCCACATTCCTCCTCGTTCAAACTTCGGCGAATGAATAACCAAGATGGAGAGGTATAA
- the LOC107922996 gene encoding aquaporin NIP2-1 isoform X2, with protein sequence MATTDVSPMDQNPTPPKQPSFQQHCPPDFPRKVFAETIATYLLVFVTCGSAAISSVDEHKISRLGASVAGGLIVTVMIYAVGHVSGAHMNPAVTLAFAAVRHFPWKQVPFYGAAQLTGAISASFTLRVLLHPIKHVGTTSPSGSDLQALIMEIVVTFSMMFITSAVATDTKAIGELAGIAVGSAVCITSILAGVGIQTNIRWINEPSKEHRASNS encoded by the exons ATGGCTACAACTGACGTTTCCCCAATGGATCAAAATCCCACACCTCCTAAACAGCCATCATTTCAACAACACTGCCCTCCTGATTTTCCAAGAAAG GTGTTTGCAGAGACGATAGCAACCTACTTGCTGGTTTTTGTGACATGTGGATCAGCTGCCATTAGTTCGGTTGATGAACATAAAATCTCAAGGTTAGGAGCTTCAGTTGCAGGTGGACTTATTGTGACTGTAATGATCTATGCAGTTGGTCATGTTTCTGGTGCACATATGAACCCTGCTGTTACCCTCGCTTTTGCAGCTGTCAGACATTTTCCATGGAAACag GTCCCATTTTATGGTGCAGCTCAACTAACAGGGGCAATCTCTGCATCATTCACACTCCGTGTATTATTGCATCCAATAAAACATGTTGGCACCACATCACCATCAGGCTCAGATTTGCAAGCTCTAATCATGGAAATAGTTGTTACCTTTTCAATGATGTTTATCACCTCAGCTGTGGCCACTGATACTAAAGCT ATAGGAGAGCTAGCAGGCATAGCTGTTGGGTCTGCTGTTTGCATAACTTCAATCTTGGCTGg TGTAGGAATACAGACCAATATCAGGTGGATCAATGAACCCAGCAAGGAGCATAGGGCCAGCAATAGCTAG